A single window of Nicotiana sylvestris chromosome 3, ASM39365v2, whole genome shotgun sequence DNA harbors:
- the LOC104214451 gene encoding elongator complex protein 3, with amino-acid sequence MAAAAAVADTRKLPRPGRGGVVSLGLTEEEARVRAITEIVNNMVELSRKGKDVDLNALKSAACRKYGLSRAPKLVEMIAALPDSERESLLPKLRAKPVRTASGIAVVAVMSKPHRCPHIATTGNICVYCPGGPDSDFEYSTQSYTGYEPTSMRAIRARYNPYVQARSRIDQLKRLGHSVDKVEFILMGGTFMSLPAEYRDYFIRNLHDALSGHTSANVEEAVAYSEHGATKCIGMTIETRPDYCLGPHLRQMLSYGCTRLEIGVQSTYEDVARDTNRGHTVAAVADCFCLAKDAGFKVVAHMMPDLPNVGVERDMESFKEFFESPSFRADGLKIYPTLVIRGTGLYELWKTGRYRNYPPEQLVDIVARILSLVPPWTRVYRVQRDIPMPLVTSGVEKGNLRELALARMDDLGLKCRDVRTREAGIQDIHHKIKPEEVELVRRDYTANDGWETFLSYEDTRQDILVGLLRLRKCGRNVTCPELIGRCSIVRELHVYGTAVPVHGRDTDKLQHQGYGTLLMEEGERIALREHRSTKLAVISGVGTRHYYRKLGYELEGPYMVKNLV; translated from the exons ATGGCGGCGGCGGCGGCTGTAGCAGACACGCGAAAGCTCCCACGGCCGGGGAGGGGCGGCGTCGTCTCCCTTGGCCTGACGGAGGAAGAAGCCAGAGTTCGTGCTATAACGGAGATCGTCAACAACATGGTGGAACTCTCACGGAAAGGCAAGGACGTAGACTTAAATGCGTTAAAGTCAGCAGCGTGCCGCAAATACGGGCTTTCTAGGGCTCCAAAGTTGGTAGAGATGATCGCTGCTTTGCCTGACTCCGAACGTGAATCACTGCTTCCCAAACTCCGAGCCAAGCCCGTTCGTACAGCGTCGGGCATAGCAGTGGTTGCTGTAATGTCCAAGCCTCATCGCTGTCCTCATATAGCTACCACTGGAAACATTTGTGTTTATTGCCCTGGTGGACCCGATTCTGATTTTGAGTACAGTACACAGTCATACACTGGATATGAGCCTACTAGTATGCGAGCTATTCGAGCTAG ATACAACCCTTATGTACAAGCTCGAAGCCGGATTGATCAACTTAAGAGATTGGGTCACAGTGTTGACAAG GTTGAATTCATCTTGATGGGAGGTACATTCATGTCGTTGCCAGCAGAATACCGTGACTACTTCATACGGAATCTTCATGATGCTTTATCTGGACATACTTCTGCCAATGTTGAAGAGGCTGTTGCTTACTCCGAACATGGGGCTACAAAGTGCATTGGGATGACAATTGAAAC GAGGCCAGACTACTGCCTTGGACCTCATCTGAGGCAGATGCTTTCTTATGGTTGTACTCGGCTAGAAATTGGAGTCCAGAGCACATACGAGGATGTTGCTCGTGATACAAATAGAGGCCACACTGTAGCAGCTGTGGCTGATTGCTTTTGTTTGGCAAAGGATGCTGGCTTCAAG GTCGTTGCTCATATGATGCCTGACCTTCCAAATGTTGGTGTTGAGAGAGATATGGAGAGTTTTAAGGAATTCTTTGAAAGTCCTTCATTTAGGGCAGATGGACTTAAAATTTATCCGACCCTTGTTATTCGTGGCACGGGACTTTATGAACTGTGGAAAACTGGAAG GTATCGGAATTATCCGCCAGAGCAGCTTGTAGACATTGTAGCAAGGATTCTTTCGCTGGTGCCACCTTGGACACGTGTTTACAGGGTTCAACGTGATATCCCTATGCCTCTAGTGACTTCAGGAGTTGAGAAAGGGAATCTCCGAGAACTGGCTTTAGCTCGAATGGATGATCTTGGCTTGAAATGCCGAGATGTCCGAACACGTGAAGCTGGGATCCAG GACATCCACCACAAGATAAAGCCTGAAGAAGTTGAGCTTGTTCGCCGTGATTATACAGCAAATGACGGATGGGAAACTTTCCTTTCATACGAAGATACACGCCAG GATATTCTTGTTGGATTGCTACGACTGCGGAAGTGTGGACGGAATGTAACTTGCCCAGAACTCATTGGGAGGTGTTCTATTGTTCGTGAGCTTCATGTGTATGGGACAGCAGTTCCTGTCCATGGTCGAGACACAGATAAGCTGCAGCACCAGGGTTATGGTACTCTGCTGATGGAGGAGGGGGAGAGAATTGCTCTAAGGGAGCATAGGTCGACCAAACTGGCAGTTATCTCAGGTGTAGGAACCCGGCATTACTATAGAAAGCTAGGCTATGAGCTTGAAGGTCCGTACATGGTAAAAAACCTCGTGTAG
- the LOC104214453 gene encoding HVA22-like protein k, whose product MAGMAMFASNLSSEVGLKLLLSPLNTNVVVRTACCSVGILLPVYSTFKAIEMRDQNEQQKWLLYWAAYGSFSILEAFTDKFLYWFPLYYHVKFAFLVWLQLPSADGAKQLYTNHLRPFLMRHQGRLDNILELFHGVLAKFISTHQTEIQFAQMLLAKSLLSVGSILQPGQGRVVGTIEGPAVQVETSVQQVETSESEDES is encoded by the exons GTTGGGTTAAAATTGCTTCTTAGTCCGCTTAATACTAATGTTGTTGTCCGCACTGCATG CTGTTCTGTGGGCATTCTTTTGCCTGTTTATTCTACTTTCAAAGCAATTGAGATGAGGGATCAAAACGAGCAACAGAAATGGCTTCTGTACTGGGCAG CATATGGATCTTTCAGTATTCTTGAAGCATTCACGGATAAATTTCTCTACTG GTTCCCACTATACTATCATGTGAAGTTCGCATTTCTTGTTTGGCTTCAACTTCCATCTGCTGAT GGTGCTAAGCAATTGTACACAAACCATCTGCGCCCTTTCCTCATGAGACATCAAGGAAGACTGGATAATATTTTGGAATTATTTCATGGAGTACTG GCCAAATTTATTAGCACCCACCAAACAGAAATCCAGTTTGCTCAGATGCTTCTTGCCAAAAGTTTATTATCAG TTGGGAGTATTCTTCAACCTGGGCAAGGACGAGTTGTTGGTACAATTGAAGGTCCAGCAGTGCAAGTAGAGACTTCAGTACAGCAAGTAGAGACTTCAGAATCAGAAGATGAATCGTGA